The following coding sequences lie in one Benincasa hispida cultivar B227 chromosome 6, ASM972705v1, whole genome shotgun sequence genomic window:
- the LOC120080290 gene encoding ribulose bisphosphate carboxylase/oxygenase activase, chloroplastic-like, with product MAASAASVGVVNHAPLSLNGSGSATSVPSSVFFGNSLKKVVNSRIVNQKASSGSFKVVAADALPDENLEKQTSKDRWRGLGYDQSDDQQDITRGKGMVDTLFQAPMQSGTHYAVMSSYEYLSTGLKSYEGMDNLLDGYYIAPAFMDKLVVHITKNFMTLPNIKVPLILGLWGGKGQGKSFQCELVFAKMGINPIMMSAGELESGNAGEPAKLIRQRYREAADIIKKGKMSCLFINDLDAGAGRLGGTTQYTVNNQMVNATLMNIADNPTNVQLPGMYNKEENPRVPIIVTGNDFSTLYAPLIRDGRMEKFYWAPTREDRIGVCKGIFRTDNVADEDIVKLVDTFPGQSIDFFGALRARVYDDEVRKWIVGVGVQDVGKKLVNSREPPPKFEQPKMTLEKLLEYGNMLVQEQENVKRVQLADTYLNEAALGNANEDAISRGAF from the exons ATGGCCGCCTCCGCTGCCTCCGTCGGAGTCGTTAACCATGCACCA CTGAGCTTGAATGGCTCTGGATCGGCAACTTCAGTTCCGAGTTCAGTGTTCTTCGGAAATAGTTTGAAGAAAGTGGTGAACTCGAGAATTGTGAACCAGAAGGCGTCGTCGGGCAGCTTTAAAGTGGTGGCAGCGGATGCGCTCCCGGACGAGAATCTCGAGAAGCAGACATCTAAAGATAGATGGAGAGGGCTTGGATATGACCAATCAGATGACCAACAGGACATCACAAGAGGAAAGGGAATGGTGGACACTCTGTTTCAAGCTCCCATGCAAAGTGGAACTCACTATGCTGTTATGAGCTCTTATGAGTATCTTAGTACAGGACTTAAATC GTATGAAGGCATGGACAACTTATTGGATGGTTACTACATTGCTCCTGCTTTCATGGACAAGTTGGTTGTTCACATCACTAAGAACTTCATGACCCTCCCAAACATCAAG GTTCCTCTGATTTTGGGTCTGTGGGGAGGCAAAGGACAAGGAAAATCCTTCCAATGTGAGCTTGTATTTGCCAAGATGGGAATCAA CCCAATCATGATGAGTGCCGGAGAATTGGAAAGCGGCAACGCCGGAGAGCCAGCCAAGTTGATCCGACAACGATACCGCGAGGCAGCTGACATAATCAAGAAGGGAAAAATGTCTTGCCTCTTCATCAACGATCTGGATGCGGGTGCTGGTCGTCTTGGAGGTACCACTCAATACACCGTCAACAACCAGATGGTTAACGCCACCCTCATGAACATCGCCGATAACCCAACCAATGTCCAACTACCTGGAATGTACAACAAGGAGGAGAACCCCCGAGTTCCAATCATTGTCACTGGTAACGACTTCTCCACTCTTTACGCTCCTCTCATCCGTGATGGTCGTATGGAGAAATTCTACTGGGCTCCAACTAGGGAAGACCGTATCGGTGTCTGCAAAGGTATCTTCCGTACCGACAATGTCGCCGATGAGGACATCGTCAAGTTGGTTGACACCTTCCCAGGCCAATCCATTG ATTTCTTCGGTGCTCTAAGGGCGAGAGTGTACGATGACGAAGTAAGGAAGTGGATCGTTGGTGTTGGAGTTCAGGACGTAGGGAAGAAACTGGTGAACTCGAGGGAGCCACCACCGAAGTTCGAGCAGCCAAAGATGACACTTGAAAAGCTGTTGGAGTATGGTAACATGTTGGTTCAAGAACAAGAGAATGTGAAGAGGGTGCAATTGGCTGATACTTACTTGAATGAGGCTGCTCTTGGAAATGCCAATGAAGATGCCATTAGTAGAGGAGCTTTCTAA